Proteins from one Coregonus clupeaformis isolate EN_2021a chromosome 29, ASM2061545v1, whole genome shotgun sequence genomic window:
- the LOC121544383 gene encoding coiled-coil domain-containing protein 28B, with translation MEDKRKKRSPKVSLPQPPPPPVNPRKLSVLPSSKSATFSLGLPQPPSPKNRGKFKRSIGAAGQSKDVLSVVVAAPPKTTRPHKEKARAPQPAGPSKVAQSSPLQHSFLTDVSDVREMEGGLLNLLNDFHSGKLQAFGKVCSFEQLEHVREMQEKLARLHFSLDSHVEELSEDKRKCASDHNLEHLLCNLEELSSSIQKLHLAENQDLSKTSGP, from the exons ATGGAGGACAAGCGTAAGAAGCGGAGCCCCAAAGTGTCTCTCCCCCAGCCCCCTCCTCCCCCGGTCAACCCCCGTAAGctctcagtcctcccctccagcaAGAGTGCCACCTTCTCCCTTGGCCtcccccaacccccctccccaAAAAACAGAGGCAAGTTCAAGAGGTCCATTGGGGCAGCAGGACAGTCCAAAGATGTGCTCAGTGTGGTCGTAGCAGCTCCACCAAAGACCACAAG GCCTCATAAGGAGAAGGCCAGGGCTCCCCAGCCCGCAGGGCCCAGTAAGGTGGCCCAATCCTCCCCACTGCAGCACTCCTTCCTCACGGACGTCTCTgatgtgagagagatggagggaggcctCCTCAACCTGCTCAATGACTTCCACTCCGGAAAACTGCAGGCCTTTG GGAAGGTGTGCTCCTTTGAGCAGCTGGAGCATGTGCGTGAGATGCAGGAGAAGCTTGCACGGCTACACTTCAGTCTGGACAGCCATGTGGAGGAGCTGTCAGAGGACAAGAGGAAGTGTGCCTCCGACCACAACCTGGAGCACCTCCTCTGCAAT CTGGAGGAACTCAGCAGCTCAAT ACAAAAACTACACCTGGCTGAAAACCAGGACCTGTCCAAGACTTCTGGACCTTGA